The Daucus carota subsp. sativus chromosome 7, DH1 v3.0, whole genome shotgun sequence genome window below encodes:
- the LOC108195133 gene encoding protein LONGIFOLIA 1, whose translation MSSKVLHSATDKGTDVQNQLGCMSGIFQLFGRQYFLTGRRVNGHSHKRLPSGQYVNHGMEKSGTRQETPVGKEKLMAPVEPSRTSFSSSCSSSTFSSADWNKKAQSEPSSSCQSSCTKITSPPLLTRQPSSSPHLLPQSLDIRDIVKDSMYRETNRLSVKTTKEKVGVKAMKHIDSPRPFQQHKSVNTKLTRNDGSLRTVGKSRGAPRTAKEQKYSSPTLTPRDAPRYSYDERISQDKLKSTAKLKELPRLSLDSRERCIRVSASQSRSNYQPIERGTENGISRQTTSLNQEPGSNKRPSAIVARLMGLEPTPDESQSLLKEDSDAMSRTSRIYDKSKQNQVTGSPIVSRIPGSKDDNPLKKSTSSSKSPLEPAPWKRTDGESLKIQEPLKKSSQASPSVYGEIQKRLTELEFKRSGKDLRALKQILEAMEKKREILENKKEEQLTQFESHRSECSPSSSFDRVSIQQRQTNNPTSPIVKGSSSPKRHGSQIVIMKPTTQIEKPATKTDCKPVFHKKWSGDNDHNILELVGRRKATHIALKRNHIRDASSWAQPPNIVKTKVEILKSSQQQRVPQHIGGDNHASYAGNSRNAGQRLQKKKEIDKLTYSTTQSPDPGMSRKESFMHPVQSSLPTRNFRAKPTYPQQDIDQLNRSSNESRNSSHQGDTVSMQSESSSSPDSQIGTEKPGQNHLEQITDLFRPKDPNKENFTTRLAEDVLNAELAAVTLEQPSPVSVLDITFYEEDFPSPVKKIPSAFQDYDTENSGEAERGAVYIDHIKNKKKSSCSYRFEQGKLENIDHLIHKLRLVNSQDEATKSCIESVCDDNNSEHRYIAQILVAAGILMDRGSNLTAIQLHPSELPLSPKLFCVLEKVMCNTKLVEENHEKERQSKFNKAIQRKLLFDVVNEILALKSTLTGSVKPWIHQNLRAENSMRGDKLFKELCSKITHKQSATDSSVVGDYDSITTVLSADMINESGWAAYNFELPEIVLDIERMIFKDLIGEVLCGGTTGLRLRLQSGTHCRKLFPK comes from the exons ATGTCTTCAAAGGTTTTACATTCAGCAACAGATAAAGGAACAGATGTGCAGAATCAGCTTGGATGCATGAGCGGAATATTTCAGCTCTTTGGCCGTCAATATTTTCTTACCGGCCGACGAGTCAATGGCCATAGCCACAAAAGACTCCCATCAg GTCAGTATGTCAATCATGGAATGGAGAAGAGTGGGACAAGGCAAGAAACACCG GTAGGAAAAGAGAAGCTAATGGCCCCTGTTGAACCATCGCGTACATCCTTTTCATCATCTTGTTCCTCGTCAACCTTCTCATCAGCTGATTGGAATAAAAAAGCTCAATCAGAACCTTCATCATCCTGCCAAAGTAGCTGTACCAAAATTACATCCCCACCATTGCTCACTAGACAACCAAGTTCCTCCCCCCACTTGTTGCCGCAATCCCTTGATATTCGGGATATAGTAAAGGACTCCATGTACAGAGAAACAAATAGATTATCCGTCAAAACCACAAAAGAAAAAGTCGGGGTGAAAGCCATGAAGCACATAGATTCTCCGAGGCCTTTTCAGCAGCATAAATCCGTTAACACAAAACTTACCAGAAATGATGGATCATTGCGCACTGTAGGGAAGTCTCGAGGTGCACCCCGCACTGCCAAAGAACAGAAGTACAGTTCTCCAACTCTGACACCAAGGGATGCTCCTCGGTACTCTTATGACGAAAGGATTTCACAAGATAAATTGAAATCAACGGCAAAGCTCAAAGAACTTCCGAGGCTATCACTGGACAGTAGAGAGCGTTGCATTAGAGTTTCTGCATCTCAATCTCGATCAAATTATCAGCCTATTGAAAGAGGTACTGAAAATGGTATTTCCAGACAAACTACGTCCCTAAACCAGGAGCCTGGAAGTAATAAGCGACCATCTGCCATTGTGGCCAGGCTAATGGGCTTGGAACCAACCCCAGATGAGAGTCAAAGTTTACTTAAGGAAGACTCTGATGCAATGTCAAGAACATCAAGAATATACGACAAAAGCAAGCAAAATCAAGTAACTGGATCCCCGATTGTGTCAAGGATTCCTGGATCGAAAGATGATAACCCACTCAAGAAAtcaacctcaagttcaaaatcCCCACTAGAACCAGCTCCATGGAAAAGGACAGACGGCGAAAGCTTGAAAATTCAAGAACCTCTTAAAAAGTCTTCCCAGGCATCACCTTCTGTTTATGGTGAGATTCAGAAAAGGTTGACTGAACTTGAATTCAAAAGGTCTGGAAAGGATCTTAGGGCTCTTAAACAGATACTTGAGGCAAtggaaaagaaaagagagatcttagagaacaagaaagaagaGCAACTTACACAATTTGAGTCTCACAGAAGCGAATGCAGCCCATCCAGCAGCTTTGATCGGGTGTCCATACAGCAGAGGCAAACTAACAATCCTACCTCACCCATCGTCAAGGGGTCTAGTTCTCCCAAACGACATGGATCCCAGATTGTGATAATGAAACCAACTACACAAATTGAGAAACCTGCAACTAAGACTGATTGCAAACcagtttttcataaaaaatggtCTGGTGACAACGACCACAACATATTGGAACTAGTTGGCAGGCGCAAAGCTACACATATCGCTCTGAAAAGAAATCATATTAGAGATGCTTCAAGTTGGGCCCAACCTCCCAACATAGTAAAGACAAAGGTTGAAATTCTTAAATCATCTCAACAGCAGAGAGTGCCTCAGCACATTGGGGGAGATAATCATGCCAGTTATGCAGGGAACTCAAGGAACGCGGGCCAAAGATTGCAGAAGAAGAAAGAGATCGACAAGCTTACCTATTCGACCACCCAATCACCAGATCCTGGAATGTCCAGAAAGGAATCATTTATGCACCCGGTGCAATCAAGCTTGCCAACAAGAAACTTTCGAGCAAAACCAACCTATCCGCAGCAAGATATTGACCAATTGAACAGGTCAAGTAATGAATCAAGAAACTCGAGTCACCAAGGTGATACAGTTTCTATGCAATCAGAAAGTAGCAGTAGCCCGGATTCACAAATTGGGACAGAAAAACCAGGACAAAATCATCTTGAGCAGATTACAGACCTTTTCCGACCCAAGGACCCTAATAAAGAA AATTTCACAACTAGATTGGCTGAAGATGTGTTAAATGCTGAACTTGCGGCAGTCACACTGGAACAACCAAGTCCTGTCTCAGTTCTCGATATTACATTCTATGAAGAAGACTTCCCATCTCCTGTCAAGAAGATACCAAGTGCTTTTCAAG ATTATGATACTGAAAATAGTGGCGAAGCAGAACGGGGTGCAGTGTATATAGATCacataaagaacaaaaaaaaatctagtTGCAGCTACAGGTTTGAGCAAGGAAAACTTGAAAACATCGATCACTTGATTCACAAACTTCGACTAGTGAACAGTCAAGATGAAGCTACCAAAAGTTGCATTGAATCTGTTTGTGACGATAACAATTCCGAACACAGATATATTGCTCAGATTTTAGTAGCAGCGGGAATACTTATGGATCGTGGATCCAACTTGACAGCCATTCAGCTGCATCCATCAGAACTACCCCTGAGTCCCAAATTGTTTTGTGTGCTAGAGAAAGTGATGTGTAACACCAAGCTTGTAGAAGAAAACCATGAAAAAGAGAGACAATCGAAATTCAATAAAGCAATTCAGAGGAAGCTACTGTTTGATGTTGTGAATGAGATTCTTGCTCTCAAATCAACTTTGACAGGTTCAGTCAAACCATGGATTCACCAAAATTTGAGAGCAGAAAATAGCATGAGAGGAGATAAACTTTTCAAAGAACTGTGCTCTAAAATTACTCATAAACAATCTGCTACAGACTCCAGCGTAGTTGGTGATTATGACAGCATCACAACAGTCTTAAGTGCAGACATGATAAATGAATCCGGTTGGGCAGCTTACAATTTTGAGCTCCCAGAAATAGTATTAGATATAGAGCGTATGATCTTCAAAGACTTGATTGGTGAGGTTTTATGTGGCGGGACAACTGGTCTGAGACTGCGACTGCAGTCAGGAACACATTGTAGGAAACTATTTCCCAAGTAG
- the LOC108195139 gene encoding transcription factor TCP17 — protein MNSSSKEADYTPKQEDKSSESKILSKASSSSTSWSRLKDPRIVRVSRAFGGKDRHSKVCTVRGLRDRRVRLSVPTAIQLYDLQDRLGLNQPSKVVDWLLNAAKNDIDELPPLQVPPGTFSQFHQAMLSASHGVNAAQSVEKSGQVNWNDHLELSTSNYWSNSDGNLRDQMKSKEIVEETKRKQDGDLDQGSNDAYTASSNFFERGNQSNPPAGMLINNMIPISNPSYLRWDPSNLSRSHTEDIPISQSSSLSMPSGSQFVVYPHAREFDPKQMFNFQMLGSNIASQNSPFSNPPFTPFHLSRDSYSGSAPNKDE, from the coding sequence ATGAATTCAAGTTCAAAAGAAGCAGACTATACACCAAAGCAAGAAGACAAATCAAGTGAAAGCAAGATATTATCCAAGGCCTCATCCAGTTCAACTTCATGGTCAAGATTGAAGGATCCCCGAATTGTACGAGTTTCGCGTGCTTTTGGAGGGAAAGACAGACATAGCAAAGTGTGCACAGTTAGAGGGTTGAGAGACAGACGTGTGAGATTATCAGTTCCTACCGCCATTCAACTCTACGATCTTCAAGACAGATTAGGCCTTAATCAACCTAGTAAGGTTGTTGATTGGTTGCTTAATGCGGCTAAGAATGATATCGATGAACTTCCTCCGCTTCAAGTGCCACCAGGAACCTTCTCACAATTTCATCAAGCCATGTTAAGTGCTTCTCATGGAGTTAATGCTGCTCAATCAGTTGAGAAATCGGGACAAGTTAACTGGAATGATCACTTGGAACTATCAACGTCGAATTATTGGAGCAATTCAGATGGGAATTTGAGGGATCAGATGAAATCAAAGGAAATTGTCGAAGAAACAAAAAGGAAACAAGATGGAGATCTTGATCAAGGCTCTAATGATGCGTATACAGCTTCAAGCAATTTCTTCGAAAGAGGTAATCAATCCAATCCCCCAGCAGGTATGCTAATTAACAATATGATCCCTATATCAAATCCTTCATATTTAAGATGGGATCCTTCCAACTTATCGCGGTCACATACAGAAGATattccaatatcacaatcaagtTCTTTGTCCATGCCATCTGGATCTCAGTTTGTTGTTTATCCGCATGCGCGAGAATTTGATCCTAAACAGATGTTCAACTTTCAGATGTTAGGCTCGAATATTGCTTCACAAAATTCTCCCTTTTCGAATCCACCTTTTACTCCATTCCACTTGAGCAGGGATTCTTATAGTGGAAGTGCACCAAACAAAGATGAATGA
- the LOC108195137 gene encoding transcription initiation factor TFIID subunit 8, giving the protein MVVAENGKEVERSNRPKRILKNEDFVQAISKMAVAQVCESSGFQGFQQSALDTLSDITVRYINQIGKIAVSNANLAGRTECNVYDVLQGLEDLGMSQGFSGASEIDRSLAGSGIVREISEYVEFSEQVPFAYAIPSFPVVKERKLTDSFLKSEGCPPGEHIPVWLPVFPDPETYTSLPVESKRIGNEDMDKSGIEDPKKVEGSLSYMHRLFDCNGSEMPVYVDKGNASCSKRAANSNPFLAAPLRPGEKEVSKVILPAKFAEEDAALNHPDAANHVTVLDSVAPAIDSVKSCAFDSEETGKKALLDNRPAVQFKLRPSKNPVGTSIKVHSERVANIPSSIKTDDIKDDRKRRAEQILKDSLENQHELAHL; this is encoded by the coding sequence ATGGTGGTGGCTGAGAATGGAAAAGAGGTAGAACGGAGTAATCGACCGAAAAGGATTTTGAAAAATGAGGACTTTGTACAGGCTATTTCTAAGATGGCTGTAGCTCAGGTTTGTGAGAGTTCTGGGTTTCAGGGGTTCCAACAGTCGGCATTAGATACCCTTTCGGATATTACTGTTAGGTATATTAATCAGATAGGAAAGATTGCGGTCTCTAATGCAAATTTGGCTGGGAGGACAGAGTGTAATGTGTATGATGTATTGCAAGGGTTGGAAGATTTGGGTATGTCCCAGGGTTTTTCTGGTGCTTCAGAAATTGATCGCAGTCTTGCAGGTTCGGGGATAGTTAGGGAGATTTCTGAGTATGTTGAATTTTCTGAGCAGGTCCCTTTTGCCTATGCGATTCCTAGTTTTCCGGTTGTCAAAGAGAGGAAGTTGACAGATAGTTTTCTTAAAAGTGAAGGATGCCCTCCAGGTGAGCACATACCCGTGTGGTTGCCTGTGTTTCCTGATCCGGAAACCTATACGTCCTTGCCTGTGGAGAGTAAACGAATAGGGAATGAAGATATGGATAAATCTGGCATTGAAGATCCGAAAAAGGTTGAAGGTTCCTTGTCGTATATGCATCGgctattcgattgtaatgggtCTGAGATGCCAGTATATGTAGACAAGGGGAATGCTTCTTGTTCGAAACGAGCAGCAAATAGTAATCCTTTCCTTGCAGCTCCTTTACGTCCTGGTGAGAAAGAAGTCTCAAAAGTCATTCTTCCAGCAAAATTTGCAGAGGAAGATGCGGCACTAAATCACCCAGATGCAGCAAACCATGTAACTGTACTTGACTCAGTTGCTCCAGCTATTGATTCTGTTAAAAGCTGCGCATTTGACTCAGAAGAGACAGGAAAAAAGGCTCTACTTGATAATAGACCTGCTGTGCAATTCAAGCTGCGGCCTAGCAAGAACCCTGTTGGGACATCGATAAAAGTACACAGTGAACGAGTTGCAAATATACCCTCTTCCATTAAAACTGATGACATAAAGGATGACAGGAAAAGAAGAGCAGAGCAAATCCTGAAAGATTCTTTAGAGAATCAGCATGAGCTGGCTCATTTGTAA